The segment TGAAGGATTCCGCGACCGAGGTCACCGACGTTTTCGAAGAACACCGCTCCGTACTCTTCGGGGTGGCCTACCGGATGCTCGGCCGGGTGGCCGACGCCGAGGACGTGGTGCAGGACGCCTGGCTGCGCTGGTCGGGCGCGGATCATGCGGCGGTACGGGAACCGCGCGCCTTTCTCGTGCGGATCACCACCCGGCTGGCCATCGACCGGCTGCGCCAGGTGCAGTCACGGCGCGAGTCCTATGTGGGGCCCTGGCTGCCGGAGCCGCTGCGGACGGACGTCGGCGGCATCGCCCCGGACACCGCCGAACGCGCGGTGTTCACCGAATCGGTCACCCTCGCCGTGCTCGTCGTCCTGGAGTCGCTCTCCCCTCTGGAGCGCGCGGTGTTCGTGCTGCGCGAGGCCTTCGGCTATCCGTACGCGGAGATCGCCACCACTCTTGACCGCACTGAGGCCGCGGTCCGGCAACTGGCGGGCCGGGCCCGGCGGCATGTGGAGGAGGGCAAACCGCGCTACGACGTCGATCCGGACCGGCAGCGGGACCTGACCGAGCGGTTCCTGGCCGCGGCGGCCGGCGACGATCTGAACGGGCTGCTGAGCCTGCTGGCGGCCGACGCCCGGCTGGTCGGGGACAGCGGAGGGAAGGCCAAGGCCCCGCTGCGGATCATCGAATCCCCGGACAAGGTCGCCCGCTTCCTCTTCGGCGTCACCAGGTCCCTGCCGCCCGGCATGGAGTTCTCCGTCCTCGAACTCAACGGCGGGATCGCGCTGTTGGCGCTCCTCGACGGCCTGCCGGACACCGTCCTCCAGCTCGGGGTCGCGGACGGCGAGATCAAGACCGTCTACATCGTCCGCAACCCCGAGAAGCTGGAGTCGCTCGTGGCCCGCTGAGCGGCGGCCAGCAGACCGAGCCGCGGGCTCGACAGCACCGGGATGCCGCCGTCGAACCTCTCGGCGGCCGGTGCCATGGAGGCCTGCGCCAGGACGATCACATCTGCGTCCCGGACCTCCCGCGCCGCGGCGGCGACCGTCGACAGATAACCATCGGTGTCGCCGCTCTCGAAGCGCCCCCAGGCGCCGGGCACCAGGACGGTACGCACCCCGACCTCGCGGCCCGCCCGTAGGGCCTCCTCGTTGATCAGGGCTTCCGTGGGGGCGAGGGTGCTCTCCAGAGCGGCGAGTACGGCGATCCGCGGGCCGGTGGCGACCGCGGCCGCGGCCATCGGACGGTCCACCCGCAGGGCGGGGAGGCCGAGCGCGGCGCCGGCCGTCTCCGCCACCGCACCGATCGTCGAGCAGGTGCAGAGCACAGCCCGCGCCCCGTGGCCGGCCGCGTCCGCGAGTACGGCGGAGACCTCGGCCGAGACGGCCTCCGGCCCCTGCGCCCTTGCCCGGTCCAGGAGTTGAGGGTGTACGAGGTGACGCAGCGCCAGGCCGGGGGACTCCGCGTCCCGTAGTGCGTCGAAGACCGG is part of the Streptomyces platensis genome and harbors:
- a CDS encoding RNA polymerase sigma-70 factor is translated as MLKDSATEVTDVFEEHRSVLFGVAYRMLGRVADAEDVVQDAWLRWSGADHAAVREPRAFLVRITTRLAIDRLRQVQSRRESYVGPWLPEPLRTDVGGIAPDTAERAVFTESVTLAVLVVLESLSPLERAVFVLREAFGYPYAEIATTLDRTEAAVRQLAGRARRHVEEGKPRYDVDPDRQRDLTERFLAAAAGDDLNGLLSLLAADARLVGDSGGKAKAPLRIIESPDKVARFLFGVTRSLPPGMEFSVLELNGGIALLALLDGLPDTVLQLGVADGEIKTVYIVRNPEKLESLVAR
- a CDS encoding aspartate/glutamate racemase family protein codes for the protein MLALLHTSPVHVPVFDALRDAESPGLALRHLVHPQLLDRARAQGPEAVSAEVSAVLADAAGHGARAVLCTCSTIGAVAETAGAALGLPALRVDRPMAAAAVATGPRIAVLAALESTLAPTEALINEEALRAGREVGVRTVLVPGAWGRFESGDTDGYLSTVAAAAREVRDADVIVLAQASMAPAAERFDGGIPVLSSPRLGLLAAAQRATSDSSFSGLRTM